Proteins encoded together in one Mus caroli chromosome 4, CAROLI_EIJ_v1.1, whole genome shotgun sequence window:
- the LOC110292991 gene encoding olfactory receptor 13C7-like yields the protein MERSNKTAPVSSFILLGLSAHPRLEKTFFVLVLLMYLVILLGNGILILVSILDSHLHTPMYFFLGNLSFLDICYTTSSVPLLLDSFLTPRKTISFSGCAVQMFLSFAMGATECVLLGMMAFDRYVAICNPLRYPVVMSKAAYVPMAAGSWVSGSITATVQISLAMTLPFCGDNVINHFTCEILAVLKLACADISINVISMAVANAMFLGVPVLFIFVSYIFILSTILRIPSAEGRKKAFSTCSAHLTVVIVFYGTILFMYGKPKSKDPLGADKQDLADKLISLFYGVVTPMLNPIIYSLRNKDVRAAVTNLVGQKHFKW from the exons ATGGAAAGATCCAACAAGACCGCCCCTGTGTCCAGCTTCATTCTCCTGGGCCTCTCTGCCCACCCAAGGCTGGAGAAAACCTTCTTTGTGCTCGTCCTGCTGATGTACCTGGTGATCCTGCTGGGCAACGGCATCCTCATCCTGGTGAGCATCCTCGACTCCCACCTGCACAcgcccatgtacttcttcctgggGAACCTCTCCTTCCTGGACATCTGCTACACCACCTCTTCCGTCCCCCTCCTTCTGGACAGCTTCCTGACCCCCAGGAAGACCATCTCCTTCTCAGGCTGTGCCGTGCAGATGTTTCTCTCCTTCGCCATGGGAGCCACAGAATGTGTGCTCCTGGGCATGATGGCGTTTGATCgttatgtggccatctgcaaccCCCTTAGATACCCTGTGGTCATGAGCAAG GCTGCCTATGTGCCCATGGCTGCCGGCTCCTGGGTATCTGGAAGCATCACTGCCACAGTTCAGATATCTTTAGCAATGACACTGCCCTTCTGTGGGGACAATGTCATCAATCACTTTACCTGTGAGATCCTGGCAGTCCTGAAACTGGCCTGCGCTGACATCTCCATCAATGTCATTAGCATGGCAGTGGCTAATGCAATGTTTTTGGGGGTCCCTGTCCTCTTCATCTTTGTCTCCTACATCTTCATACTCTCCACCATCCTGAGGATCCCCTCTgctgaggggaggaagaaggccttctccacctgctcTGCCCACCTCACCGTGGTGATCGTCTTCTATGGGACCATCCTCTTCATGTACGGGAAGCCCAAGTCCAAGGACCCACTGGGGGCAGACAAGCAGGACCTTGCAGACAAGCTCATCTCCCTCTTCTATGGGGTGGTAACCCCCATGCTGAACCCAAtcatctacagcctgaggaacaagGACGTGAGGGCCGCTGTGACAAACCTGGTGGGCCAGAAACACTTCAAGTGGTGA